The following proteins are co-located in the Leucoraja erinacea ecotype New England chromosome 4, Leri_hhj_1, whole genome shotgun sequence genome:
- the ccnq gene encoding cyclin-Q isoform X4: MMEEEEEEESRRERLHFRVCRFILESGVKLGLGSLPLASACTIYHRFVARTAPGAYDPYLVATAAIFLAGKVEEQHLRARDILNVCHRYLYPRLPPLQVHRQLFSILGSRGLPVYVLLDQQRSRPRRSQNGLCGPQGGRDTGLQSWPHRSAVGMDLPTLAGPKFQSPGRRGQIRSADRPWKS, from the exons atgatggaggaggaggaggaggaggagtcgcGGAGGGAGCGCCTCCATTTCCGTGTGTGCCGCTTCATCCTGGAGTCGGGGGTGAAGCTGGGCCTGGGCTCGTTGCCGCTGGCCTCGGCCTGCACCATCTACCACCGCTTCGTTGCCCGCACGGCGCCGGGCGCCTACGACCCTTACCTGGTGGCCACGGCCGCCATCTTCCTGGCCGGTAaagtggaggagcagcacctgcgGGCCCGCGATATCCTCAACGTCTGCCACCGCTACCTCTACCCTCGCCTGCCGCCGCTACAG GTCCACCGCCAACTTTTCAGCATTCTTGGTTCCAGAGGCTTGCCGGTTtatgttttgctggaccaacagaggtcacggcctcggaGGAGTCAGAACGGGTTGTGTGGGCCGCAggggggccgagataccggcctACAAAGTTGGCCTCATAGGTCGGctgtgggaatggatctgccgacTCTGGCTGGACcgaagttccagagccccggccgccgGGGGCAAATTCGATCTGCCGATCGCCCATGGAAGTCATGA
- the ccnq gene encoding cyclin-Q isoform X1, whose product MMEEEEEEESRRERLHFRVCRFILESGVKLGLGSLPLASACTIYHRFVARTAPGAYDPYLVATAAIFLAGKVEEQHLRARDILNVCHRYLYPRLPPLQVSLNLQRSRKKQFQSVHLFLIANTFNRGIILATFLCTLSKASPSILYWGNLNCMLYSKCVLTKFLLSCHITS is encoded by the exons atgatggaggaggaggaggaggaggagtcgcGGAGGGAGCGCCTCCATTTCCGTGTGTGCCGCTTCATCCTGGAGTCGGGGGTGAAGCTGGGCCTGGGCTCGTTGCCGCTGGCCTCGGCCTGCACCATCTACCACCGCTTCGTTGCCCGCACGGCGCCGGGCGCCTACGACCCTTACCTGGTGGCCACGGCCGCCATCTTCCTGGCCGGTAaagtggaggagcagcacctgcgGGCCCGCGATATCCTCAACGTCTGCCACCGCTACCTCTACCCTCGCCTGCCGCCGCTACAG GTCTCCCTCAATCTCCAgcgttccagaaaaaaacaattccAGTCTGTCCACCttttccttatagctaatacctttAATCGAGGCATCATTCTGGCAActttcctctgcaccctttccaaagcctccccatCTATCCTGTATTGGGGCAACTTGAACTGCATGCTTTACTCTAAATGCGTCCTAACTAAATTCTTATTAAGCTGCCACATAACATCCTAA